A genomic stretch from Aedes albopictus strain Foshan chromosome 2, AalbF5, whole genome shotgun sequence includes:
- the LOC109420683 gene encoding fibroin heavy chain isoform X1, whose product MLKFVLISALVAGASAGYASSQYAGAGTSSGLYNQVNSGQNAYADKYPYTNTGYNGGFQSQYAGPNGIAASAGSGAFVPGFAPFQPVPAFPSAFDFNSFYQGLQANFANAAATQAYATGGATAVASASQFSYPGYYQQRAPAPPYGQQHHGQHQQYQQAMPYQQRGPQYAASANSYYYNNYDNGYSNYDNAYNLYQQQLAHQNALFNQIRQQQAFAANAGAGAGAGAGVGGGFVSGGNYGGAPGYAGASAAYGPGGTHQTAHIYPENPQSPNVDVSNRFGGGQPQGGPGFVGVSSFSSSSNVNGQSHREASTTVNDNGKVTTYHVRS is encoded by the exons ATGCTAAAATTTGTTTTGATATCTGCCCTGGTGGCTGGAGCTTCTGCAG GATATGCCAGCAGTCAGTACGCCGGTGCCGGTACGTCCTCGGGTCTGTACAACCAGGTCAACTCCGGCCAAAATGCCTATGCTGACAAGTACCCCTATACCAATACAGGTTACAATGGGGGCTTCCAGTCGCAGTACGCCGGCCCCAACGGAATAGCAGCCTCGGCCGGATCCGGTGCATTCGTACCCGGATTTGCCCCGTTCCAGCCGGTGCCAGCGTTCCCCTCCGCTTTCGATTTCAACAGCTTCTACCAGGGACTGCAAGCCAACTTTGCCAA CGCCGCGGCGACACAGGCTTACGCGACGGGAGGAGCCACGGCCGTTGCATCTGCTTCGCAGTTTAGCTATCCAGGATATTACCAACAAAGGGCACCGGCGCCACCGTATGGTCAACAGCACCACGGGCAGCATCAGCAGTATCAACAGGCGATGCCTTATCAGCAACGTGGTCCGCAGTATGCAGCATCGGCCAATTCATACTATTACAACAACTATGACAATGGTTACAGTAACTACGACAACGCTTATAA TTTGTACCAGCAACAGCTCGCCCATCAGAATGCACTGTTCAACCAGATTCGTCAGCAACAGGCCTTTGCCGCCAATGCTGGAGCTGGAGCCGGAGCCGGTGCTGGAGTAGGTGGTGGGTTTGTTTCTGGCGGTAACTATGGTGGGGCCCCAGGATACGCAGGAGCATCGGCTGCCTATGGACCGGGAGGAACTCACCAGACGGCACATATCTACCCGGAGAATCCCCAATCACCTAACGTTGATGTCAGTAACCGATTTGGTGGTGGACAACCACAGGGAGGACCAG GATTCGTTGGCGTTTCAAGCTTCTCATCGTCTTCGAACGTTAATGGACAGTCGCATCGTGAAGCTTCGACAACAGTGAATGATAACGGAAAGGTTACTACTTACCATGTGCGTTCGTAA
- the LOC109420683 gene encoding fibroin heavy chain isoform X2, which produces MLKFVLISALVAGASAGYASSQYAGAGTSSGYNGGFQSQYAGPNGIAASAGSGAFVPGFAPFQPVPAFPSAFDFNSFYQGLQANFANAAATQAYATGGATAVASASQFSYPGYYQQRAPAPPYGQQHHGQHQQYQQAMPYQQRGPQYAASANSYYYNNYDNGYSNYDNAYNLYQQQLAHQNALFNQIRQQQAFAANAGAGAGAGAGVGGGFVSGGNYGGAPGYAGASAAYGPGGTHQTAHIYPENPQSPNVDVSNRFGGGQPQGGPGFVGVSSFSSSSNVNGQSHREASTTVNDNGKVTTYHVRS; this is translated from the exons ATGCTAAAATTTGTTTTGATATCTGCCCTGGTGGCTGGAGCTTCTGCAG GATATGCCAGCAGTCAGTACGCCGGTGCCGGTACGTCCTCGG GTTACAATGGGGGCTTCCAGTCGCAGTACGCCGGCCCCAACGGAATAGCAGCCTCGGCCGGATCCGGTGCATTCGTACCCGGATTTGCCCCGTTCCAGCCGGTGCCAGCGTTCCCCTCCGCTTTCGATTTCAACAGCTTCTACCAGGGACTGCAAGCCAACTTTGCCAA CGCCGCGGCGACACAGGCTTACGCGACGGGAGGAGCCACGGCCGTTGCATCTGCTTCGCAGTTTAGCTATCCAGGATATTACCAACAAAGGGCACCGGCGCCACCGTATGGTCAACAGCACCACGGGCAGCATCAGCAGTATCAACAGGCGATGCCTTATCAGCAACGTGGTCCGCAGTATGCAGCATCGGCCAATTCATACTATTACAACAACTATGACAATGGTTACAGTAACTACGACAACGCTTATAA TTTGTACCAGCAACAGCTCGCCCATCAGAATGCACTGTTCAACCAGATTCGTCAGCAACAGGCCTTTGCCGCCAATGCTGGAGCTGGAGCCGGAGCCGGTGCTGGAGTAGGTGGTGGGTTTGTTTCTGGCGGTAACTATGGTGGGGCCCCAGGATACGCAGGAGCATCGGCTGCCTATGGACCGGGAGGAACTCACCAGACGGCACATATCTACCCGGAGAATCCCCAATCACCTAACGTTGATGTCAGTAACCGATTTGGTGGTGGACAACCACAGGGAGGACCAG GATTCGTTGGCGTTTCAAGCTTCTCATCGTCTTCGAACGTTAATGGACAGTCGCATCGTGAAGCTTCGACAACAGTGAATGATAACGGAAAGGTTACTACTTACCATGTGCGTTCGTAA